A genomic window from Archaeoglobus profundus DSM 5631 includes:
- a CDS encoding RNA-protein complex protein Nop10: MKVKMRKCPKCGRYTLKEVCPNCGEKTFMPIPPKFSPEDPYGKYRRKLRKEVGFFNIGRWRHAEEG; encoded by the coding sequence ATGAAAGTTAAGATGAGAAAATGTCCCAAATGTGGACGGTACACTCTCAAAGAAGTTTGTCCAAATTGCGGAGAGAAGACTTTTATGCCCATACCACCTAAGTTCTCTCCTGAAGATCCCTACGGAAAGTACAGGAGGAAGTTGAGAAAGGAAGTAGGATTCTTCAACATCGGGAGGTGGAGGCATGCTGAAGAGGGTTGA
- a CDS encoding proteasome assembly chaperone family protein: MLKRVDVRYLKEPEGVGLKDPVFIEGLPGIGHVGKLVADHLVKELDTVKVVEIYSHHFPPQVMVNEDGTIRLPKNEVYAYKSDGNSPDLLILVGDFQSMDGIGHYELVNAYIEIAKKFGAKRIFTLGGYGVGRMVEEPYVIGAANTPELVEELKKFGVKFEKGEPSGGIIGASGLLLGVSQLEGIEAACLMGVTSGYMVDPKSAKAVLDVLMKILNLKVSVEDLEERAKEMEKFIEQIREMQEQVVQQYRSDEDLRYFR, from the coding sequence ATGCTGAAGAGGGTTGATGTGAGATATCTGAAAGAACCCGAAGGGGTGGGTTTGAAAGATCCAGTGTTCATCGAAGGATTACCGGGAATTGGACATGTAGGTAAGCTCGTTGCTGATCATCTAGTAAAGGAGCTTGATACCGTTAAGGTCGTCGAAATATACTCTCACCACTTCCCTCCTCAGGTTATGGTCAACGAGGATGGAACTATAAGGTTACCGAAGAACGAGGTTTATGCGTACAAATCAGATGGTAATTCTCCCGACCTCCTTATACTTGTTGGAGACTTCCAGAGTATGGATGGAATCGGTCATTACGAGCTTGTAAATGCTTACATCGAGATTGCGAAGAAGTTCGGAGCTAAAAGAATATTCACATTAGGTGGATACGGTGTTGGAAGGATGGTCGAGGAGCCATACGTAATAGGCGCAGCTAACACACCTGAATTGGTTGAAGAGCTTAAGAAATTTGGAGTCAAATTTGAGAAAGGGGAACCAAGCGGCGGTATAATTGGAGCTTCTGGATTACTTCTAGGCGTTTCACAGCTTGAGGGGATTGAGGCGGCCTGTCTCATGGGTGTAACATCCGGATACATGGTTGATCCCAAGAGTGCAAAGGCTGTTTTAGATGTCCTAATGAAAATTCTGAACCTCAAAGTCAGTGTTGAGGATCTTGAAGAAAGAGCTAAGGAGATGGAAAAATTCATAGAACAGATAAGGGAAATGCAGGAACAGGTCGTTCAGCAGTATAGGAGTGATGAGGATTTGAGATACTTCAGGTGA
- a CDS encoding SufB/SufD family protein, with amino-acid sequence MPEDSLKKVGIERDPSKRSASFLMVDDKPTISFARNVEVMSTKQALEKYEWLKDYSWKLIEREEGEFDGYFIRVPKGVKVDFPVEACLYLKRVKSQKVHNIVIAEEDSELNLITGCTSERLSGLHLGISEFYVKRNAKVTFTMIHNWKKKNEVLPKTAIKVEENGTFISNYVLLSPVKYLKAYPTAYLDKNAKVVFSSVIVGFEDSEIDLGSRVYLNGEGSSAEIISRSISKGGKIVARGHIIGNAEGVKGHLECKGMILGGGIIHAIPELEARNPNVDLSHEAAIGKIAEDEIFYLMTRGLSRDEAISLIIRGFMEIDIKGLPEVLKKEIDKAIELVEKALI; translated from the coding sequence ATGCCTGAGGACTCTCTGAAAAAAGTTGGAATTGAAAGAGATCCTTCAAAGAGATCTGCAAGCTTCCTAATGGTTGACGACAAGCCAACCATAAGCTTCGCTAGGAATGTTGAAGTGATGAGCACAAAGCAGGCACTTGAGAAGTACGAATGGCTTAAGGATTACAGTTGGAAACTAATTGAAAGGGAGGAGGGAGAATTCGATGGATACTTCATAAGGGTTCCAAAGGGAGTTAAGGTTGATTTTCCCGTAGAAGCTTGCCTCTATCTTAAAAGAGTTAAGAGTCAGAAAGTTCACAACATAGTAATAGCGGAGGAAGATTCCGAGCTTAATTTGATAACTGGCTGTACATCTGAAAGACTTTCTGGATTACACCTAGGAATTTCAGAGTTTTACGTTAAAAGGAACGCAAAGGTAACTTTTACGATGATACACAACTGGAAGAAGAAAAATGAAGTTCTACCGAAAACTGCGATAAAGGTTGAAGAAAATGGTACATTCATAAGCAACTACGTACTTCTCAGCCCTGTTAAGTATTTAAAGGCCTACCCTACCGCATACCTCGATAAAAATGCAAAAGTTGTTTTCAGCAGCGTCATAGTAGGATTTGAAGATTCTGAGATAGATCTTGGTAGCAGAGTGTACTTGAACGGCGAAGGAAGCTCGGCTGAGATAATTTCGAGGAGTATAAGCAAGGGAGGAAAGATCGTTGCAAGAGGGCACATCATAGGAAACGCTGAAGGTGTAAAGGGGCATCTGGAGTGCAAAGGAATGATTCTCGGTGGCGGTATCATTCATGCCATTCCCGAGCTTGAAGCTAGAAATCCGAACGTTGATTTAAGCCATGAAGCGGCTATAGGTAAGATTGCCGAAGATGAGATATTCTATCTGATGACTCGCGGTTTAAGCAGAGATGAAGCTATATCTCTGATAATAAGAGGTTTCATGGAGATAGATATAAAGGGATTGCCCGAAGTCTTGAAGAAGGAAATAGATAAGGCGATTGAGCTGGTTGAAAAGGCTCTGATATAA
- the ileS gene encoding isoleucine--tRNA ligase codes for MFPNAYSPHEVEREVREFWEKNKIYEKVKSKGDRLFFFVDGPPYTTGRIHLGTAWNKVIKDTILRYKRMMGYKVTDTPGWDMHGLPIEVKVEQMLGFKTKRDIENYGIDKFIAKCMEYALQNKDAMTEQFKALGVWMDWENPYMTIKAEYINSAWWTIKRAYEQGLLEKKLRVVNWCPRCETALADAEVEYADKEDPSIYVKFPIKGRENTYIVIWTTTPWTLPANMAVAVHPDFEYGLFEAVKDGKKEYLILAKDLADNVLSKSYDEWKLVETYRGEDLYGLEYEHPLAEEVPVQKEKQHRVVNADFVAHENTGCVHIAPGHGLEDFELGLEEGLEVFNPVDDRGIFKEDAGKYAGMHVFEANKVIIKDLKAKGLLLAEETIVHRYGHCWRCKTPIIYRATEQWFLAVSKLKDKMLEEIDKVWWIPEWAGKSRFKDWVSNAKDWCISRQRYWGIPIPIWICEKCGKWKVVGSINEVPWKDDLDLHRPKIDEVVFECECGGKMYRVKDVFDVWFDSGVASWGTLGYPLKISDEEFFKIWPADFITEGHDQTRGWFYSQLGASVISFGRAPYKTVLMHGFTLDEQGRKMSKSLGNVVEPEEVINEVGVDTFRLYVLSSALWEDLRFSWNEVRNVLRMLNIYWNAIRFAYTYMSLDREMITPDKIQQIFGCDFDSALKKIEDYENRWILSRLESLNKVAWDAMENYQLHRVVRAFLDFVVEDFSRWYIQLIRPRVWVEGEDKLKIATYLTLLRVIEKSIKIIAPFAPFLAEFIYQRFLKEFRDCEESIFMESYPKHDESFIDEELEKSMAVIREIFEAASSARQKARRKLRWPLRELVIESKDEIVKRAVDMLEGIIKSQCNVKSVRVVDEFEKEIVIKPNYKVVGKILKDRVKEFAKFLESLSDDELKKIAETKAVEFDGEVIEDAVVVEYKLPDGYEFEEFSRGNVYIYTVLDEELKREAYARELVRRIQEMRKEMDLNVEEFINVVVEFPKELVEGWEEYIKGETRAKSLVFGKPEKGYIKEWDIEGIKAVIGIERIEGQ; via the coding sequence ATGTTTCCTAACGCTTATTCTCCTCACGAAGTGGAGAGAGAAGTGAGGGAGTTCTGGGAGAAAAACAAAATATACGAAAAAGTGAAAAGCAAGGGAGATAGGCTCTTTTTCTTCGTAGATGGGCCTCCTTACACCACTGGAAGAATTCATCTAGGTACGGCTTGGAACAAGGTGATAAAGGATACCATACTGAGATACAAGAGAATGATGGGTTACAAGGTAACCGATACACCGGGCTGGGATATGCATGGACTGCCTATCGAAGTTAAAGTCGAGCAAATGCTCGGATTCAAGACAAAGAGGGACATTGAAAACTACGGAATCGACAAGTTCATCGCTAAGTGCATGGAGTACGCTCTCCAGAACAAGGATGCAATGACCGAGCAGTTCAAGGCTTTGGGAGTTTGGATGGACTGGGAAAATCCGTATATGACGATAAAGGCTGAGTACATAAACTCCGCATGGTGGACGATAAAGAGAGCTTACGAGCAAGGCCTGCTTGAGAAGAAGTTGAGGGTTGTGAACTGGTGTCCCCGTTGTGAAACTGCTTTAGCTGATGCCGAGGTTGAATATGCCGATAAGGAGGATCCATCCATTTACGTCAAATTCCCGATTAAGGGGAGAGAAAACACTTACATAGTTATTTGGACGACCACGCCTTGGACTTTGCCAGCTAACATGGCCGTTGCAGTCCATCCGGACTTTGAATACGGCCTTTTTGAGGCTGTGAAAGATGGTAAGAAAGAGTATCTCATTCTTGCGAAGGATTTGGCTGACAACGTTTTGAGCAAATCTTACGATGAATGGAAGCTTGTTGAAACTTACAGGGGAGAGGATCTTTACGGCTTGGAATACGAGCATCCTCTGGCAGAAGAAGTACCTGTTCAAAAGGAGAAACAGCACAGAGTGGTCAATGCAGATTTCGTGGCTCATGAAAACACCGGATGTGTTCACATAGCTCCCGGTCACGGTTTGGAAGACTTTGAGTTGGGTTTGGAAGAGGGTTTGGAAGTTTTCAACCCCGTAGACGACAGAGGTATCTTTAAGGAGGATGCTGGTAAATATGCTGGAATGCACGTTTTTGAGGCTAACAAGGTTATAATTAAGGATTTGAAGGCCAAGGGCTTGCTTTTGGCCGAGGAAACCATCGTTCACAGATACGGACACTGCTGGAGGTGCAAGACTCCAATAATATATAGAGCTACGGAGCAGTGGTTCTTGGCTGTTTCCAAGCTTAAGGACAAAATGCTCGAAGAAATCGACAAGGTCTGGTGGATTCCGGAGTGGGCTGGAAAGTCGAGATTCAAGGACTGGGTCAGCAACGCAAAGGACTGGTGCATAAGCAGACAGAGGTATTGGGGAATACCCATTCCCATTTGGATTTGCGAGAAGTGTGGCAAGTGGAAGGTTGTAGGCAGTATAAACGAGGTTCCTTGGAAAGACGACTTGGATTTACACAGGCCGAAGATAGACGAGGTTGTTTTCGAGTGTGAGTGCGGAGGGAAGATGTACAGGGTCAAGGATGTTTTTGACGTTTGGTTTGACAGTGGTGTTGCTAGTTGGGGAACTTTGGGTTATCCACTAAAGATTAGCGATGAAGAGTTCTTTAAGATTTGGCCTGCCGATTTCATTACTGAGGGGCACGACCAAACGAGAGGCTGGTTCTACTCACAGCTCGGGGCGAGTGTAATAAGCTTCGGTAGAGCACCTTACAAGACTGTTCTCATGCACGGTTTTACCTTAGATGAGCAAGGAAGAAAGATGAGCAAGAGCTTGGGGAATGTAGTCGAACCTGAAGAAGTTATTAACGAGGTTGGAGTGGATACTTTCAGGCTCTACGTTCTTAGCTCTGCCTTATGGGAAGATCTGAGGTTCAGCTGGAACGAAGTTAGAAACGTCCTGAGGATGTTGAACATCTACTGGAATGCGATAAGATTCGCCTACACTTACATGAGCTTGGATAGGGAGATGATAACTCCTGATAAGATTCAGCAGATATTTGGCTGTGACTTCGATTCAGCCTTGAAGAAGATCGAAGATTACGAAAACAGGTGGATTCTGTCAAGGCTTGAGAGCTTGAACAAGGTAGCTTGGGATGCGATGGAGAACTATCAACTTCACAGGGTCGTTAGGGCTTTCTTGGACTTCGTTGTTGAAGATTTCAGCAGATGGTATATACAGCTAATAAGACCTCGTGTCTGGGTTGAGGGTGAGGATAAGCTCAAGATTGCGACGTATCTAACACTCCTGAGAGTCATTGAGAAATCTATCAAGATAATAGCTCCGTTCGCTCCATTCCTTGCTGAGTTCATCTACCAGAGGTTCTTGAAAGAGTTTAGGGATTGCGAGGAGTCCATATTCATGGAGAGTTATCCAAAGCACGATGAAAGCTTTATCGACGAGGAACTCGAGAAATCTATGGCTGTTATCAGAGAAATATTTGAAGCTGCAAGCAGTGCAAGGCAGAAAGCAAGAAGAAAACTGAGATGGCCTTTGAGAGAGCTTGTGATTGAGAGCAAGGATGAGATTGTTAAGAGGGCAGTTGATATGCTTGAAGGAATAATTAAATCCCAGTGCAACGTCAAAAGCGTTAGAGTTGTAGATGAGTTCGAGAAAGAGATCGTTATAAAGCCAAACTACAAGGTTGTAGGAAAGATTTTGAAGGATAGAGTTAAGGAGTTTGCAAAGTTCTTGGAGAGTCTTAGCGATGATGAGCTTAAAAAGATTGCAGAGACAAAAGCTGTTGAATTTGATGGAGAGGTAATAGAAGATGCTGTCGTAGTAGAATACAAGCTACCGGATGGCTACGAATTTGAGGAGTTCTCGAGAGGAAACGTATACATCTACACAGTCCTTGATGAAGAGCTTAAGAGAGAGGCTTATGCAAGGGAACTTGTTAGGAGGATTCAGGAGATGAGAAAAGAAATGGATCTCAATGTCGAGGAGTTCATAAACGTCGTTGTTGAATTCCCAAAGGAGCTTGTTGAGGGCTGGGAGGAGTACATAAAGGGAGAGACAAGAGCTAAGAGCCTAGTATTTGGTAAGCCCGAAAAGGGATACATCAAGGAGTGGGACATTGAGGGTATAAAGGCGGTGATTGGAATAGAAAGAATTGAAGGCCAGTAA